The Niabella beijingensis genomic interval TCAAAGGGGCAGGTAAGCACAAAATTGCCATCTGATGCCAGTTTAAAAATATCGATCAGCGCCTCCTGAAAAATATCACCGCTTTCTTCTGTGCTTGCACCCTTTGATTTCAGGTAGGCGGCGATGGAGGGTGCATACTTCTGGTAGATCTCAGATAACAGTGCGGCATCATTGTTCCGTAGGGCTTCAATATATCGTTGGTCCTGGTGCAATCTTCTAAAATTAATAAGATGAATGTTGTATGTTCCGGTACAGGAGCGCTGCATCTGTTGGCGCCCCGCCCCTGAATCTCAAAAATATTAAATATATTTACCATGAAGAATGTTTTTTATAAGGGTAACAATTCCCGCGATTGGTTGATCTGCATATATGGGACAATATAAACTAAGGCCAAAACTATTTTTGATAGTTGCAGTATTTGCCTGGAGTAAGCTTTACAGCCAGGAAGTGCCCCCTTCCCCGTCAGTGGCAGATAGCTCCATCCGGGTAGCCGCAGCTGCAGACACATTTAAATTTTCCGTTTTGTTGCCGGCCCTGACACAGATCCCGGGTGCTCCGGAGCCTTTTTATACTCATCTGTGGGATTTTGGTGACGGGCATTTCAGTACCGAGTCATCGCCGGAACACCGCTATGCGGAAGCGCGGGATTACGATGTGTATTTATATGCAGTGAATAATTATGACGACGGTAAAAAACCGGAACGGAAAAAAATAAAAGTTGCGGCAAAAGCGGATAACAGCGTTGCGTCCGTTTCGGTTGCTGAAAAGGATTTTTTTAAGGCCAACGGGGTATTTGAGCTGAAATACAATTGCATGGCCAAACCCAATGATACCATGGTATTACTGGCCGGCTGGAAGAATACGGGTACAGAGGAAGACCAGGGCAAACTGTATCTGTTCTTAAATGAAAAGATCTTTGAACAGACCTGTTTTGAGAATAAGGGCTTTCGTTTTTTCAACCGTGGCGACAGCTCCGTCCCGGTAATGCCGGACCCTATGACCGCCCTTGAACCCGGGAAACAATTAAAAATCACAGAAAGCGGCAGTCCGCCTTCATCGGTGGTTAAAATTCAAAACTATGCAGAAGCGAACAGCACACTGATGAGCACGATGCTGTTGTATAAGAACAGTTATGTGGTGGAACTCGGCCCTACGGCGCCGGGCACTGCTCATTTTACCCTTGCTGAATTAAAGGTAACCCCCGAGATGATCAGAGACACCAATGCAACGGTGACCGTTACCGGAGTATATGTTCCCAAAAAAGGGAATCCCGTCATGCACCGTCTCAACATCCCCGTGGTCAATTCGCACGACCCGAATAAGATGAACCTGAAAGGGGGCCGGCTGAGTTATCGCTTTTTAAGCAGGCACAAAGAGCTTACCTATAAGGTCCGGTTCCAGAATACCGGGAAAGGCCCCGCCCGCAAGGTGGCGCTGGAGATCAGTACTCCCGCGGCGCTGGATCCGCAGACCGTGGCAATAAAGGATCTCTCCCCTTTTTGCAGTCCCTGTTCCCCCGGTGGCGAAAAACGCGGCTGCTGGGAGCTGGAGAAAAAGGAAACCGGCGTACGGTTTACCTTTCATGGCATCTACCTTCCCGGTACCAATCAAAAGGGTGTGGAGGATAAGGACAGCACCAAGGGGTTTATGGAGTTTTCCATTGTAACAAAGAAGAAACTGGATCCTGTTCCGTTCAAAGCGCGTACGGCGATCTATTTTGATAAAAATGAACCGATCATCACCAATTACGCCACGGGGCGGTTTAGAAAGGGGCTGTCTCCCATTGTAATGGCAGGTTTTGAAAAAGCCTGGGGTGAGGGAAGGGTGAGTGACGGCCTGGTGACCGGTCTGGCAATTGCACCGCTTACGCCGTTCCGGCCATTCCTGCAACTGGAGCTGTATTACAAACAGGGCATAAAGACCCGTACCGGTAATTATACCTTTAACCAGGATGGGGTCATTGCTATTGAAGGCAGGAAAGAACTCCGTTATAATCGGCTGGATTCGCTGGTTACCAATTCGGTTTCCCAGCTCAAACTGATCCCGGTGCAGCTGCGTCATAATTTTGGAAATTATTTTTCAGCAGGTGCGGGTATCAGTGTTACTGTCGATATGGGAGGTAATACTGAAAATGAATTGACCTATTATGGCATTTCTGCCAATGGAACGGTTGAGGAATATAAAAAACAGGCGGCTGAAAAAATAAAGAGCTTTTCCGATATACGGGTACAGCCATTTATAGATATACAACTGGGAAAGATAAAACTCGGCCCCCACCTGGGTCTGAGGTATTATTATAATAACAAAAATACCGGCTACGGATTTCTTTACGCAGGATGGCGGTTCTAGGTATACGAAGACCCCGGGGAGGCACCTTGCTCCGCTGTCTGTCGGGCAGTCTGCTGCTGCTGTTATTTTTCGCCGCTGCGCCTGTATCCGACACTTTGGAGCAGACCTGCCGTCAGCTGCAGCACAAAGATGATCTGGAGGCCTGCGCCAATTTTATCTTTGACCAGCTGGATGCCCATCCGGAACTGGCTGTCAGCCGCGAAAGCTTCCTGAAGAAAGCACTCTGGCGCCCGCCCCGGACAACGGCTGAGAAGCTGGCCTGTTTCAACCTGCTCATTAATACCGGCTGGCATTTGCTGACACAGCGCCAGATCCCGGCTTCTGTTAACTGGTATGAGCAGGCCTATGAATTTTATGAACAGCATAAGCGGGATCCGGAATTAAGCGGCGAAATGGACTTTGAGGAATTTATTGCCAAGCCCCTGGGAAATAATTACACACGGCTCGGCGATTTTTCCAGGGCCGTTTTTATTCAGCAGCGGGCCATAGACGAAGCACTGGCGGCAGACCGGAATACAATGATACCCGGTCTTTATCTGAACCTGGCCACGACTTATTTCCGCATGCGGAACGACAGCGCCTTCCGCAATACCATCGCTGCGGGGCTCAGGAGCACAGCTCCGGGAGATGCAGCAGCATTACCCTTATACAATCTGAATACCGAGTTTTTTATTGAGACGGGCAACCGCGACAGTGCCCGCATCTGGAATGAGTATGCATTGCAGATGGGTAAGAAAATGCCGCTCACCACAACAGCTGTGCAAACCACCCTGCTGGCACGTGCGCGTATCCTCAACCTGCTGAAAAAGCACGATGAGGCATTGATCTGCCTGAAGCGTATAGAAAAATATACGGCTGCAGACAATGTGGAACTGAGGGTGGAAACCGCCATAGAAACAGGAAATACCTACCTGCTTAAAGGCCGGTACGATAGCGCTTTTGCCTGGCACCAGAAAGCACTACAGTATTTCCGTCTCAATAAAGAAGGACTGTACCCTGATTTTAAAGTGACGACGGCACTTTTTGGAGTGGCTACCGCATTGCTTTACAAGGATCCGCTGGCTGCTGCAAACTGGTATGAAAAAGCGGTGCTGAATGATTACTATACGGAACAGCTGCTGCCGGCTTCACTAAACAGCACTACTGCGGCCTATGCCAACCGGAAATATTCTGAAACTGCCATAGCACTGTATCACCAGTTGTTTGACCAATACGAGGATCAGCAATACCTCCTGAAAGCATTGTGGCTTACGGAACTGTCAAAAGGACGCCGCCTGCTCAATGAACAGCGCCGGACCGCTTTATGGCAACAGGAATCATTGCTGGCCCGTAATAACAAATGGGTTGATCAGCTGCGTTCCTTGTATGTATTGCTTGCTGAAACCTCCGAAGGGGCCTATAAGCAGCAGTTGCAGAACAACATCCGGCAACTGGAATTCAACCTGAACCTTAAAGAACGCAACGCGCTGCTGACACTGCCGTCGTATGCTGCTTTTGAAAAATGGGTACAAAAAGAAGGCCGGCAAAAAACACTGATCAGCTACTACCTCGGCGACAGCTATTCGTACATCATCCATATCCGGAACGGCGTTTTTCAGCACCGGCTGGATACGGCCACTACAGCGGGAAGACAGGAACTGGTACGGTTTATACATACATATTTCTATACCGGTCCTGCAGCCTTTAATCAGGATCCCAAAGGGTATTTCAGCCGGTCCTCAGCACTGCTTCACACCTGGAACCCCTGGTGCGAAGCCGCTCCCGGTACCGTCCTGATCGCGCCCGACGGGGAGTTACACAACCTGCCGTTTGAAGCACTCAGCATTGAAGCCGGTAAGCCGGTATACTGGGGTGCCACCGCTGCTATAGGATACAGCTTTACCTTTTTGCAGCAGGCATTCTCCGGTATGGAACAACCGTCTTCCCGGCCGGTTGCGGTGTTCAGCTTTGAAAAGCCGCACCTGGGATTTCCTGCCCTTCCGCAATCGGCCGCAGAAGCCTCGTTTTTAAACCGGCGTTTTGCCACCCGGTGGTATGCAGCTGAAAAAACCACGGATTCCTCCTTTATGGCCGCATTGAATTCCGGAAGCGTGATACACCTGGCGGCCCATGCTGTGGCTCATAACGGAGGACAGCCCTATCTTGTATTAAAAAACAAACTGTACCTCGGGCAGCTGCAATACATTACCACCCGGTCACCACTGGTGGTGCTGGCCGCCTGCGAAACCGGTTCAGGAGAACTCCGCCAGGGCGAAGGCATGCAAAGCCTGGGACGGATCCTCCTGAGCAAAGGTGTTGATGGTGTACTCTCCTCACGCTGGGAAGTGGATGATGCTGCTTCGGGCGCACTGATCCGGGACTTTTACCAGGCCCTGTCGGCAGGCGCAGCGCCGGTTGTAGCTTTGCAGCAGGCGCGCGTCGCTTATCTCGGGGAACATCCCACAATAGCCGCCCAAAATCCGCTGTACTGGGCCGCCTACTGCTACCAGGGAAATAACCAGCTCGTGCTGCTCCGGCAAAAAAAGACTTCCGCGCTGCTGTTGTCGCTTTTATTCATTGCTGCGGCTATGGCGATCACCGCACTTGTTTTGCGGTATAAAAAACTGCTTTAGCCGGTCAGGATTCCTGTCCGTTTCAAAATTGCACTTCTGCCGGAAGACCGGCGGAAGTAGTCTGTTT includes:
- a CDS encoding PKD domain-containing protein, whose product is MIVAVFAWSKLYSQEVPPSPSVADSSIRVAAAADTFKFSVLLPALTQIPGAPEPFYTHLWDFGDGHFSTESSPEHRYAEARDYDVYLYAVNNYDDGKKPERKKIKVAAKADNSVASVSVAEKDFFKANGVFELKYNCMAKPNDTMVLLAGWKNTGTEEDQGKLYLFLNEKIFEQTCFENKGFRFFNRGDSSVPVMPDPMTALEPGKQLKITESGSPPSSVVKIQNYAEANSTLMSTMLLYKNSYVVELGPTAPGTAHFTLAELKVTPEMIRDTNATVTVTGVYVPKKGNPVMHRLNIPVVNSHDPNKMNLKGGRLSYRFLSRHKELTYKVRFQNTGKGPARKVALEISTPAALDPQTVAIKDLSPFCSPCSPGGEKRGCWELEKKETGVRFTFHGIYLPGTNQKGVEDKDSTKGFMEFSIVTKKKLDPVPFKARTAIYFDKNEPIITNYATGRFRKGLSPIVMAGFEKAWGEGRVSDGLVTGLAIAPLTPFRPFLQLELYYKQGIKTRTGNYTFNQDGVIAIEGRKELRYNRLDSLVTNSVSQLKLIPVQLRHNFGNYFSAGAGISVTVDMGGNTENELTYYGISANGTVEEYKKQAAEKIKSFSDIRVQPFIDIQLGKIKLGPHLGLRYYYNNKNTGYGFLYAGWRF
- a CDS encoding CHAT domain-containing protein → MAVLGIRRPRGGTLLRCLSGSLLLLLFFAAAPVSDTLEQTCRQLQHKDDLEACANFIFDQLDAHPELAVSRESFLKKALWRPPRTTAEKLACFNLLINTGWHLLTQRQIPASVNWYEQAYEFYEQHKRDPELSGEMDFEEFIAKPLGNNYTRLGDFSRAVFIQQRAIDEALAADRNTMIPGLYLNLATTYFRMRNDSAFRNTIAAGLRSTAPGDAAALPLYNLNTEFFIETGNRDSARIWNEYALQMGKKMPLTTTAVQTTLLARARILNLLKKHDEALICLKRIEKYTAADNVELRVETAIETGNTYLLKGRYDSAFAWHQKALQYFRLNKEGLYPDFKVTTALFGVATALLYKDPLAAANWYEKAVLNDYYTEQLLPASLNSTTAAYANRKYSETAIALYHQLFDQYEDQQYLLKALWLTELSKGRRLLNEQRRTALWQQESLLARNNKWVDQLRSLYVLLAETSEGAYKQQLQNNIRQLEFNLNLKERNALLTLPSYAAFEKWVQKEGRQKTLISYYLGDSYSYIIHIRNGVFQHRLDTATTAGRQELVRFIHTYFYTGPAAFNQDPKGYFSRSSALLHTWNPWCEAAPGTVLIAPDGELHNLPFEALSIEAGKPVYWGATAAIGYSFTFLQQAFSGMEQPSSRPVAVFSFEKPHLGFPALPQSAAEASFLNRRFATRWYAAEKTTDSSFMAALNSGSVIHLAAHAVAHNGGQPYLVLKNKLYLGQLQYITTRSPLVVLAACETGSGELRQGEGMQSLGRILLSKGVDGVLSSRWEVDDAASGALIRDFYQALSAGAAPVVALQQARVAYLGEHPTIAAQNPLYWAAYCYQGNNQLVLLRQKKTSALLLSLLFIAAAMAITALVLRYKKLL